The Elaeis guineensis isolate ETL-2024a chromosome 5, EG11, whole genome shotgun sequence DNA segment GGTGAATACATCAACCCCTATTCAGAAGGTTGGTAGTAAGAAAGTATGAACCTTTAAGTTCACATCATACCTTGCCCCAAAGTCACATTGGACCTTGCTTTATTTTGGCTTCAGAACATGCTTGCTATGCGGAAAGAAAAACCATTTGCCTTGGAAGTAACCTTAAAGGTGCTTTGCCAACTTGAGTGAGCGCTTTAGATTGTTACCATTAGATAGTTCTGAGAATTAGTTGCATCCTGAGATCAAAAATTTCAGAGCATCTAGAGAATTACATGTTGTGCGTTGCCTATTGGCGTTTCAGACATTATACCAACGTACAACAAATTTTAATGTAATGAATGTCGATATGTAGTACATACCTAAGAAAGCATgatacaacaacaacaaaaaaaaaaaaaaagggacgaaAAAAAAAGTGACATAAATTATACTCTTTGATGTATGTTATCCGTAACATATAACGATGTTTCATTGACTTGGTTGTTTCTGGTAGCAACCTAACAATCTCCATGGAGTTTCCTCGTATATTGACCTTTGGATGCCAGATCCAACCATTacatatgaataaatttttattctgTAGATCACATGGTGTTTAAGTTGACTTGATGTTATgaaattttccttttttttttttttttttttgaaggatgtCTGCTTAGGAAATTAAACTCCAAACATTGCGACTTTTGAGTAAATTTAATAAAGTACATGGATCTATCTATTCATTGGCTACTTTGGATCAAAGTTGTAAACAAATTATGATGACGCGCATCTAGGTAATAGATTAATAGTTCATAGGAATACGAGGATAGAAACATACCGTCTGTGAGAGTTTTTATGTCAAGTAAAGACCACTTGTCTAGCAACACTTTCTAAAGGCCAGCCTTAGTCCCTAAAACTTGACACCAAAGGATATCATCACAAAGCCCCCTACTTGATGGTTAACCATGACTGCCGTTTTGCACGTCGCCACTGGATTGATGGCTTTTGTTTGATCCATGTTCTCATTGTTCAATTGCCTGCACTGGGGTCATGGCGGCTATTATCAACATGACTGATATGTGATTGGGTACAAAGGATCCAAGCAACATTCATACACTATTTGTCAGAGTTGTGGTATAGATTCGTCATGTCGATCGAGATGAGCACAAGCCAAGGTTACCACAACAATCCTATTTGAGGAGGCTTTGCTTCCTTCACAATCTCTTTGTAAAGGAGCTGGTTTTGCCTttccttaaaaataaaaaaaagtgggAACAACAATCAAAAAGATGATGATTCTCTCAAAAAGAGCAAAGACATTCTTGTATCCACGTCACTATTCTTTTTGTCAACATCATATTTTCTGACAGCTGCCTTGTACCAAGATCATCTCCATTCCCAATTCCCTCAGTTTGTGTCAGAAGCTAAAAACACTGCCATCAAGATGTCGTCATTATACATCAATATGCTCCAACCTAGCCAATGAGCTTGGCAATCTCCAACACCCCACCATATCACAATCTATAGTAGAACTCTGAACTAGTCTTGCCAAGGTAGTTAGAATTTCATAATTTGTCCAACTGTCATTCCTCGCCCTGAGTTTCGGAAATTAGAGCTTTCCACTTTGATGCAGTTAGGgggtcaattttttttaaagtagTGGGTCACTGATCATACTAAGATAAATTTAGCCATACTTAACTAACAAGCTTCATTAATAAACCATTATTATATATTATCCCTCGTTACAAACCCTtgagaaaaaaacaaaaacaaaaccaaCATTTAATTCCAAGTACCCAAGATCCAAGTCCAGCATGTGCACCTTATTAAGTATATCTCAAACAACCGGAGCCCCACAAGGCCACACTTTATGGCAAAACAAAGGAGGCGGCATTTACTAATTGTCTTGAGGTTCATAGTCTTTCTTCATCTTCTACCACCCTGCCCATCAAGGCCAAGAGATGCTCTCCAATACCTCAAGTCGTCCCCAAAGCCCCCTCCGTATCAAGCAAGATGACAAGTTCTATTCAAGGCTCCTCTCCAAGGAGAGCTCCTTGGCCAACCCTTCCTTCAGGGTCTACTATGGGGTGGCACCAGGATCGGTGCCCTTCTTGTGGGAGTCTGAACCGGGCACACCGAAGGCTGCCGTAGCCACCGCCACCCTCCCTCCCCTCACCCCTCCTCCTTCCTCCCACTTCAATACCATGAAGTCCAAGGCCACCAAGAAAAAGAAGCCGTCCTCAAGGCTTAGCCTCATCACCACCTTATTCCTCAGGCTTACTCCAAGGAAAACTCACCTGGCATCGCCACCGATGTCATCCTCATCactgtcatcatcatcatcctgcTCTTCTCAATTTGAGTCTTCAGTTTCTCGTCAACGTAGACTATTCTTGCGCTCACGGTCATCATTCTCTTCAAGAAGGGACTATGAGGACTATGACAAAGAGCGACCGAGGTCGATCTTGTGCTTTCAGGTGCGACAGATTCCAAGGTTACTATTTCATCGTAATCGGAAAGGAAAAAATGTCATGAGTCATTAGACATTGATCTAGCCATGGCATTGCTCATAGAGGTCTTCTTGTTCAGGGTGTCCACGTTTGTGGTAGAACATCTCATCCACCTTAGTATATTCAGAATAAATGGGCACTGTTTGTATGAATTTAATTAAGCATGGCAAGCTTTCTCTTTTTATTGCCATTATCATCTCTCTTCTTCCTGTAATTGCATACTTACAATATGTGAAATGGAATGGAGTTCAGTTCGGATCTGTATTAAGACAGGAGCTTCCCCATTAAGTGTTTAATAATAGGCTTTTGGTGGTGTTTAATGAAAGCAATGGAGTGTAATATGTTATAGTACTATGTGAACTTTGTGTACTTATGTTGCTAGAACGAGAAATTAATAATTATGTCATTATTTTCAAGCTTAATTGATGTGAAATGCTGTGTACGTGGATATTATAACAAACTGATTCGATTTGTCATGTCCACTTGGTAGTTTTTTAAATAGAATTGACTTATTGGAACCGTCCATTTTATAGCTTTTATATGGGCTTCAGATATTAAAAGTATGGTTGAGGATTTTTCAGCGTCAAGAAAAGAAATGAAACATGGGTGcagcttcctcttcttctttttttttttttctgataagaaTGGAGACTGAGAGGGTGCAGCTTCCTCATGAGTATATATCTAATATGAGAGTTGAGGATTTGAGAACTTCCTCTTCTCCTTTTGCTCAAAATGAACAGCAAGGAAGAAGAAAGGGAGAGAACATGAAGAAATGGAGCTTTTTACATCATGTTTGAACTTTGATGTTTCTCATCTTTATACACACTTTACATCAAGAACCACATTGTGCCATTGGGTGGTAAAGGTGTAGGGAGTATGTAGCAAGTATCAAATGCTCTACGAACCGTAGTTTTGTAACTAAATTTTCAAAATCTGTCTGATGAGCTAATCTGTCTGGTTTGATATGAAAATCCTATtcatcgataaattttttttttagcctaGAAAAAGAAGGGGCTCCATGCCAGGCCACCGTAATGGTAAACTCTATGTCGGCAGGAGAGAGGATTGGCCAAATCCTCTGCAAAATTTTATGCTCATGCGGCACTGCTCCATGGAAGgctgacattttccatcaacAAAAAATTAACGAATTGTGTTTCTTTAGAAAGTgctttgttcatataaaaatatgTGACAAAATTTCTGTATTCGAGtaactttttcttttgtgtacATAGATCCTTTCTTCATTTCATGAatgtaataagataaaatttgacATTTTCTTCTAAAAAATTGAGTATATACCATGTTCTAGATGAAGAAACAAGAGAAGTAGAGACTGCCtaagttattttttaaattattccagcTATATTTAGGATATTAAATggcaaatagaaagaaaaaagcaaAATAAAATCATTAaatagagagagagtgtgtgtgtgtgtgtttgtgtgcgtgtgtgtgtgtgtgagagagagagaggagtaattgggtcccatgagcaaACTGAAACAATAGTCCAACCCAACCACCATTTCGGCAGAAAAGAAAGAACATGTATAAGGGGGCCGATGGGCGGTAGTACATCGGTGCGTTCTAATTTCTATGCAATCTTCTCTCACACTGACCTTGAGACAAAGTAGGTACTCATAAAAGGGGCAGTACCCGACAATTTGGCAAACAAAAGATTAGAACGATGAATTCCAATTAATGGCAAAAAAACAAAAAGCTGACAGTAGAATTTTATCCTCCTATCCCCTCAGCCTAGGCGTACAGAgtgcaataactattagatgtatatatatgtgcTACACTCAGGCAACGCCAAAAATTTGCTCAATTGCATATATCTAGCATGAGGATTCACAATTGTACTTTTTGAGCGAGCTCATGATTGATCTTTCTTTGCAGCACGAACAAGcggattatattttatataactttCAAAGTATGATGTTAATTAGTTCCGTGATCTATTCTGTAGATATATGGAAGAGATTCGTGATGTTTTGAAAATTATGCTAAACACGATCAAATAGTTCACGTtgcaaaaaaagatcaatcatattttgtaaaaaaaatttatagtaaattCATTGGCATATGCGAACGGATAGTAATTGGAGCACACAGATTATTTTCCCCACCCCCTTCCCCATGTATGATCCAATCATCACGAGTAGTGATTGAGtggttatgtgatgtttatctaaattattcaaatatcttcatgatttatcaatttttatttttttaatattaaaattttaatgacAATGTGACAAATGATGGCGGTCACATCGTCGCGCATGTTTATGCATATGAGTTAAAATGCTATTTATacagtttagataaacatcacataaccaCCTAATCACCGCAAAGAGGGGTCGGGTGGAATAAGAAAAAAGGAGGGGGGTTGGggggttcaaaaaaaaaaaaaaaaaaaaaggggtgggGTCCTTCGTGCGTGTCAATCATCGCTCGTTTGCATAGACGGATGAGATCCTTTGTGTGCATCAATCACCATATTGAAAGATAcaatgtataaaaaaaaaatcaatatatatttaatctattatatgcgaacaaatttatcattttttttttcgtaTTGAAAGATACAATGTAAATCCCTCGCATGAtgcgtgaaaaaaaaaaaaaaatcaatgtacATCTAATCTACTCTCTATTTTCATCTCCATCTTCATCTCCATCTCCATCGTGTCCTCCAAGAATCATTAGTTATTCGTAGTTACTCTCACGGAAGACTTGCTATTTGAGCAGGTGGTAGTTGGGCTCCTCGACATTAATGCCATTTCAAGTGGTCCTCGGCAATTCTCGTGACCTACCAGGCATTTGGCCAACCATGGCTTGTTTCGAAAATGAAATAGAATTAAAAACGACCAACATGGCCGTCTGAAACCCATGCAAGAGCCACAAAAATTGGGGAAGGGAATTTTTCGTTGGGTCCCACATTCCAACTACCATGGTTGAGTTTAAAACTCTTACCATCACTTGAGGGGCTTGACTAGCCTCGCCTAGCACGTTCTTGGCATGATCGATTGGTCCAATTTTCTGATGACTTAGATCTTGACAAATAGATTCCAAATTGTTGGGATTTTATGCTAATAAGATAGgaactatataaaatatctatatttGTATTAGTTGAATAAAAAGATGAAAATGAGCCATCTCGTGGttcaattttatatttattggttTCCAACCAATCAAAAGTTTTAAATTAATCCAGCTGGGTTCTCAAGTGCACATTGTTTGTCTTGGCCCAGGCCCAGTCCCGGCCCATTTGATCCATAGTTAGAACCCAAGAGAAAACTCTTAGCAGGGAAACAAAGTCGGGGGAAACTGATCACCTTAGCCCATGACCTGTAGATTGTGTGAGTGGAAACAAACTGGAACAACCAACTTGTTGACCAAATATTTGCATAACTATCTTTCATTGATGAACTCACCATATTTTGAAAGATGTGAAGCAATTTCACAAAAGAAGTCAGAAGTTACTTATGTAGCCTCTTAAAGTGCTGCTTTCTTGCTTTTAAATTCTTATAGTATCGCTTCTCAAATGACACTACTAAAGCTTTCAGCAACTACTTTTGAAAAAGGTTTCGAAAGAAAGCAGCTGAGATGGTGCAACATCAAATATCCTGGGCAATGATCTGATCACCCTCATTCAGTAATTATAGGGGGTGAACCATGAAATACGTTTTTGTTTCTTGAGCTCTTCTATGCTGGAAAAGCAGGGAAGATGAAATGAAACAAATGGGTGCCACTAGCTGGTAGCTCAAGTATTTGGCACCCCATCTTTGTCAACGAGAGTTcttggattcaaaccttatgaGTAGTGGCAAATAATTATCATGTTTTATCTAAAGAAAAAACATTGGTGACAATGTGGTACAATTCGCTGAAGAAGTGAAATATAATTATTTGTGTGAAATTACTCCATTCTTGCCCAATCTTTTCTTAAAAGGGGGTAATCATTATCTGGTGATACGCCACAGTAATATCTCACATGAAAATAAACGTCGACGAAGAGAGTTCTGGGAATGTATATATCTGCAAGATCAACAATAAGATTCTCCATCTGTCACCCCCCAAGACAGACTGTATCATTTAAATTAAGCAAGTACGCAGATTGGGCTTTGCCTAATCTTTTCTCAAACaccgaaaaaaaaggaaaaaatccaGTGTGTAATTAATGGCTTTCAAAAGCTAATGTGAAGCCATACAACTCTGCTGAATTACTTGCATCATGCATCCTCATGTGTTCTCGTGGCAATTGTGTAGGATTTACTATCATGTAGTAGTCCCTAGATCATCTGCTTAACATGGTCAGCTTCAAAGTTGCCAGTTAGGTCttgtttctaaaaaaaaaaaaaggttgccaGTTAGATCTGGAATAAACTTTAGAGCTTGTAAGAGTCCCAGGCCTTTTTTTCCCTCAACATAAATCTTAAAGCAGAAAACAAATATTTGGAACCTCATCGTGCGCCGAGCATGTGAGATGGAAGAGGACTTCCGATGGAGTCCATCTCCTCTTCCAAATTCGATCCGAAAAGAAATCCTAGAGCCAATTGAACTCCAGCAAGGATTCCAGGACTTCCATCTCTAAATCTCCCAATCCTCTTCCTCTATGCATCGTCCAAATTTTCTATCCAATCGCCAGCAAAATCATGGAGAATATTGAATTCTTTCCGTCAAGTATTGCTGGCGAGCTATCGTTAATTGACCATCGAAGTTGAAGGAACAATCTTctactctctttcctcttctctttttcaaACCTCATAAAGCCTTTGACGGCCAGATTTAGCCATCAACCACTAGATTTCATAGGAGATCAGACCTAtcctgtcttttttttttctttttcttccactGGAGCGGTTGTCATCGCTGGATAGAATTTTGCTTTGATTGTTGAGGCTAGAGTCAACCCCCATCAAAGCCGTCAGGGTCACTGCCACTGAGGGTCAAGGCCATGAAGGTGCGTAGTCGGCCTCAactcttctttctttatttttcatgaCAAAAGGAGGAAACaagaaaaaacaaaagagaaaaacaaaaataaaataataaataatcccCTTTCTTTCCCTAATGACTTTTTTTCTCTATAGTTCTTTCTCCCTATAGTTTTTCTCTgaataattttctctctttataGATTTCTCTCTATAAATCCTATAGACCAATAGAAGATCCAAATGCTAGGTACACTCAGATTGACTAGTTAATCTTGAAGGAGATTTTAAACCTATAGTGTGAGGATCATTTAACGTGATTTTCTACTATCCATAATTATCTATGCTTTTTATGTTTCGTTTTGATTATGTAAAGATGCAATTATCTATATATACAAGATGTCAAGCAGAACATCTTGATCCAGAGTTCATAGTTCAGGAGTTGATCGATTATTGTGTTTGAGTCTAAAAATGATAAAAGTAAGAATCATTTTACATAATCATCTATACATATATTTTTGTACCATACATGATGATTTTGGCTCTATTTGGATATATGATTCTTtattatacatgcatcatatgtttactattttgattgatggaaatatgatgtctgatttttttatgaaattgaaTCATGGGTCGAATCATGACACCCTGATTTGTTACCGTAGGCCGAAGCATGAATATCTAGATTTGCTACCGCAAATCGAAGTATGGATATTCTAACTTGCTACCGTAGGTCAAAGTATGGTTTATAGTTTACATCGAAGTATGACCATAATTAGTCCAAACCGAAAGACAACTATTGATGTGGAATATGTTAGTGAATATAAATGATAAATCATATGAAACCATTGGtgatatttatgatggatttcTTATAATATATAATTCATGACATATATCTATATGACTATTGAGTTATATTATATGTCTGACACAAGATTTTGTGACTTATGATTCTCTGTTATTGTTGaatcattatttttaaattatattattatataagtgTTTATGTGATTGGATTCTCACTGGATTGTAAAGTTTATAACCTCAATTCTCTCTTTCCTTATAGAGTTGCAGGATGCGTAATATTGAATATGTTAGAGCATGGAGTTCGAATAATAGAGTCATTTAATAAGTCTTACATGATCTCTAAGGCCTACTCTAGCATCCAAGTAGCCGCGTCACGTGGTCGACCCGAGTAAGGGGTTTGGAGTATGCATAACAGTAAGTGAGATAAAAAAAACCTTCTATTCATGCCCTTAAAACCATTCAACAATATTGGATGCAATAGTTACAAAATATTAGACATGCCTACATTGGCCCCTCTTGTTTGCATGATTGTGTTCTTCACAATCACTAAAGCAAAATCTTCATGGAGTCAAATTGTATATAAATACACCCAATTAATTCATTTTTGTTTTAACATCATttaagatttaatcaaaattCTCCCACTATGTACAGGCataccccctctctctctctctttatattcTATCTATCTCTTCTTTGAGAAATACAGATGTCTCTTAGCTGCATCCTCTTACCCTCAATCACAAACATTTGGTAATGACAACAGGGTTTGGGTTGTATATTTCGCACATAAGAGTGatcaatattttttcataatatcgATCATCAGATCGTACTGTACATATATTTCAAAGTACTTCAATCTTTTTCTTCCATCTATCTGTACATATTTTGAAGCAAACATTATGCAATCCAATGGTTGATGTCATGAAAGAAGGAGAATCATCCTTTCACCCAGAAGATACAAACCGAACCTAATGAGAACATTGTTTTTGGTCAGATTCTGCAACAGTTCCTGATGACGATTTCTTTGACATAGACATCAAACTACCAGTAATTAACATTACAATTAGTGATAACCATGAGCTCTGTGTACGGTTCATGCATAAGTAAATTGCAGATTCTTTGTTTCCTTGCCCATTTATGGGAAATTCTCCCTGCCTAATCTCTAGTGTTTGGTGTTAAGTTAACCCTAAAAATGGACCTCAAGATGCGACAGACCTTTCAAAATCTTAATCCATTATCCCAAGGTAGCCAAGACCTTTCCTTTGATTCCTCACAAAAGTCAACATCTGAAGGCAGTCCACGTGAGCAAGCAATGCCAGAGCTGGCATCACGGAACAAGAAGAGCCTCTCTCTCTCCGTGAGTGATGTTCCAAGCCTTTTCATAGCTCCCCCACAATTACAAGCTTCTTTTCTCTCCAATGATCCAGTCCTTGTACATCAGCAGCGGCAACCAAACCAAACTCACCATTCCTTGTTTTCACCATCTTCTTATTGTTCTCTTCCCTTTTTGTATTTATCTATGATATAAGCTCAGGACcaccttcctttttttttatcttgccTTTTAAGCACTCTTTCCTTTCTTCATATTCCGTCTTTCTACTTTCGCATCtgcctcttcctctttctcttcccaaacccccCCCCCCTCCACCCTCTCATTCCAATTCCGAGCTCCATCTCCATTGCCAAGGAGCATGCCTGAATGTC contains these protein-coding regions:
- the LOC105045945 gene encoding uncharacterized protein, with protein sequence MLSNTSSRPQSPLRIKQDDKFYSRLLSKESSLANPSFRVYYGVAPGSVPFLWESEPGTPKAAVATATLPPLTPPPSSHFNTMKSKATKKKKPSSRLSLITTLFLRLTPRKTHLASPPMSSSSLSSSSSCSSQFESSVSRQRRLFLRSRSSFSSRRDYEDYDKERPRSILCFQVRQIPRLLFHRNRKGKNVMSH